A genome region from Tenebrio molitor chromosome 4, icTenMoli1.1, whole genome shotgun sequence includes the following:
- the LOC138129450 gene encoding uncharacterized protein, with amino-acid sequence MDMKIVALSFKIGKWLSLTPSSFENRVPTTFQKLYLFVTITFYTVGVMYSLSERTYLYQTLPKVQACLRLIMDIVLYTHNAHSLITVMVFRRRPWFSLVKNLTMTCTKIQKRRHHLFIFVLTQVLFCASCVLVASAWMGIVGIGFLKLFFVENFQVYSLFFCVTFACIILTLLLERYRHQYYLLIERSPRPRKHSIQLDQVRRNLFHLKEAVVTFNDIFGWTILLTIFFAGARSLMYLDVMIKNTYHKYESHNNIWNSLHFVSNMFMAFMFWVGLLVILFLCDTIQKEFEKILTLTYKLDTLGILNHDCDIREFRNAIQDYRPSFTAARFFCINRKTIFSVLNSLTTFFIVMIQFK; translated from the exons ATGGACATGAAAATTGTAGCGCTCTCTTTCAAAATTGGAAAATGGTTGTCACTGACTCCATCTTCCTTCGAAAATAGAGTCCCCACTACTTTCCAAAAGCTTTACCTGTTTGTCACAATCACGTTTTACACAGTCGGTGTGATGTACAGTTTATCCGAACGCACCTACCTTTACCAAACCCTACCAAAGGTGCAGGCGTGTCTAAGACTCATCATGGACATTGTCCTCTACACCCACAATGCTCACTCTTTGATAACCGTCATGGTGTTCAGACGGCGACCGTGGTTCTCACTCGTGAAGAACCTGACCATGACATGCACAAAAATCCAGAAACGAAGACAccatctttttatttttgtcctGACGCAAGTGTTGTTTTGCGCATCATGTGTGTTGGTTGCTTCAGCTTGGATGGGCATTGTGGGAATAGGTTTCCTGAAACTGTTTTTCGTCGAAAACTTCCAGGTTTATTCCCTCTTCTTTTGCGTGACCTTCGCGTGCATTATTTTAACACTATTGCTGGAGAGGTACCGCCACCAGTACTACCTACTCATCGAAAGAAGTCCACGTCCCCGCAAACACTCCATCCAGCTTGATCAAGTCAGACGCAATTTATTCCACCTGAAGGAAGCGGTGGTAACCTTCAATGATATTTTCGGATGGACGATCCTTCTGACCATCTTCTTTGCCGGTGCAAGGAGCCTCATGTATCTAGATGTCATGATCAAAAATACATATCACAAATACGAGAGCCACAACAACATTTGGAACAGTCTGCACTTCGTATCAAACATGTTTATGGCGTTTATGTTTTGG GTGGGACTCTTGGTGATTCTTTTTCTTtgtgacacgatacaaaaggaatttgaaaaaattctgaCACTGACGTACAAATTAGACACTTTGGGCATTTTGAACCACGACTGTGACATTCGAGAGTTTAGAAATGCAATTCAAGATTATCGTCCAAGTTTTACAGCCGCTCGGTTTTTCTGCATCAACAGAAAGACGATATTCAGTGTTTTGAATTCTCTCACAACGTTTTTCATTGTAATGATTCAGTTTAAATAA
- the LOC138129451 gene encoding uncharacterized protein: MDLKIIETFFKVGKLFGLTPPSLDNTKPTLCQKMFVLLMFSACTVGTLVAFYYRGLQYAQLVPIKAVLWFATDMSRYCQSFYTLVVVMLFKRKRWFQLVENLKRLESKSTNSHRFLFLAVHFSFSLFLGIMNFLCFTSLGSSCFKLYHVEYYQFYSQFFYMLFSYTVLRLLVARYRYQRTLLKEKIMTERTRFTTNLEKIRCSLITLKETVDIYNDIFGTVTLLNIFFISGKTLVYFDNIVKKESALKSNRQDGNLLLYFIQSGVLMIYWVRFVTVETCFCYVIAFRVGQLQML, from the coding sequence atggatttaaaaataatagaaaccTTCTTCAAAGTCGGAAAACTCTTTGGCCTGACGCCGCCCTCGCTTGACAACACCAAACCGACactctgtcaaaaaatgtttgtcctGTTGATGTTTTCCGCTTGCACTGTTGGTACCCTCGTCGCTTTCTACTACAGAGGGCTGCAGTACGCGCAACTGGTACCAATAAAAGCAGTACTGTGGTTTGCCACAGATATGAGTCGCTACTGCCAAAGTTTCTACACTCTGGTAGTCGTGATGCTGTTTAAACGGAAGCGGTGGTTCCAACTAGTGGAGAACTTGAAGAGACTCGAGTCGAAAAGTACCAACAGTCATCGTTTCTTGTTTCTTGCCGTTCACTTCTCATTCTCTTTGTTCCTGGGAATCATGAACTTCCTCTGTTTTACCTCTTTAGGATCCAGTTGTTTCAAACTCTACCACGTGGAGTATTACCAGTTCTATTCACAGTTCTTCTATATGCTTTTCAGTTATACAGTACTCAGACTGTTGGTGGCGAGGTACAGGTACCAAAGAACCTTGTTGAAGGAGAAAATCATGACGGAGAGGACGCGATTTACCACAAACCTTGAGAAAATAAGATGTAGTCTCATAACTCTTAAAGAGACTGTGGACATTTACAACGACATATTTGGTACTGTTACGCTGTTGAACATATTTTTCATATCTGGCAAAACTCTCGTTTATTTCGACAACATCGTCAAGAAGGAAAGTGCTTTGAAGAGCAACAGACAAGATGGCAACTTGCTTCTTTATTTCATCCAAAGTGGAGTCTTAATGATCTACTGGGTGAGATTTGTGACAGTCGAGACTTGTTTCTGCTATGTCATTGCTTTCAGGGTGGGACAGCTGCAAATGCTCTAA
- the LOC138129452 gene encoding uncharacterized protein — protein sequence MVAILSQRQRNEISFTKIQNFLSVSMDFVLYAHNCYLVMILMMMRQKEWFKLIKNLIKIKPDQNARPSFLLLVVPQAVFGVNVAVLSYICFGYLGVGRTILNFSMQLQYYSQYLYVALGNVVLKMLWSRYHRQKFLLWKQVTTGLLDHQLTLLKSVGYDMLRLRETVDSFNNIFGCTLLSNVFLFTLRNLLFIDAVIKDGGLFKQKSRGLISNL from the exons ATGGTGGCCATTTTGTCTCAAAGACAACGCAACGAGATCAGTTTCACGAAGATACAAAACTTCCTCTCAGTTTCGATGGATTTTGTCCTTTACGCCCACAATTGTTATCTTGTGATGATTTTAATGATGATGAGGCAAAAAGAGTGGTTCAAATTGATCAAGAATTTGATCAAAATCAAGCCGGACCAAAACGCAAGACCGAGTTTTTTGCTGTTGGTCGTACCACAAGCCGTGTTTGGTGTCAACGTTGCAGTACTATCTTACATCTGCTTCGGATATTTAGGCGTAGGGCGTACCATATTGAACTTCTCGATGCAGCTGCAATACTATTCTCAGTATTTGTACGTTGCGTTGGGTAACGTGGTACTGAAGATGCTCTGGTCGAGGTACCACCGACAGAAATTTCTGCTATGGAAGCAAGTCACAACAGGACTCCTAGACCATCAATTGACACTTTTGAAGAGTGTCGGGTACGATATGCTTAGATTGCGCGAAACTGTCGACAGTTTTAACAACATCTTCGGATGTACTCTTCTCTCCAACGTGTTTCTCTTCACGCTGAGGAACTTGCTGTTCATCGATGCCGTGATCAAAGATGGGGGCTTGTTCAAACAGAAGAGCAGAGGTCTCATCAGT AATCTATGA